A window of Leptospira hartskeerlii contains these coding sequences:
- the metX gene encoding homoserine O-acetyltransferase MetX codes for MGSNQSVGIVEPKTAVLGDLRLDNGSVLSPTVVAYETYGTLSPNKDNAILVCHALSGDAHAAGFHSEGEKRPGWWDEYIGPGKAFDTNQFFIISSNVIGGCKGSSGPMSINPVSGKPYGSSFPFVSIKDMVAAQKLLVESFGIQRLLCVAGGSMGGMQALQWSISYPDSLENCIILASSAEHSAMQIAFNEVGRQAILSDPNWNNGLYEDSATPRKGLALARMMGHITYLSDHKMREKFGRKPPIGNLLNSDFAVGSYLIYQGESFVDRFDANSYIYVTKALDHFSLGKGQELTKALSPAHCRFLVVSYSSDWLYPPSQSREIVKSLEASDKRVFYVELTTNEGHDSFLLPNQRQEDVIRGFLNMPVNE; via the coding sequence ATGGGATCGAATCAATCCGTCGGCATAGTAGAACCAAAAACCGCAGTGCTGGGAGATCTACGCCTGGACAACGGTTCTGTTCTTTCCCCTACCGTAGTTGCTTATGAAACCTACGGAACACTTTCTCCCAACAAAGACAATGCAATACTAGTCTGCCATGCACTTTCAGGAGACGCTCATGCGGCAGGATTTCATTCTGAAGGAGAAAAACGTCCAGGTTGGTGGGACGAGTATATCGGTCCAGGTAAGGCCTTTGATACAAATCAATTTTTTATAATATCTTCTAATGTGATCGGCGGATGTAAGGGTTCTTCAGGACCCATGAGTATCAATCCTGTCAGTGGAAAACCATATGGTTCCAGCTTTCCTTTCGTTTCCATTAAGGATATGGTGGCTGCTCAAAAGCTTTTGGTAGAATCTTTCGGGATCCAAAGATTGCTCTGCGTAGCCGGCGGCTCCATGGGTGGAATGCAGGCTTTACAATGGAGCATTTCTTATCCGGATTCTTTAGAGAATTGTATTATTTTAGCTTCTTCTGCAGAACATTCCGCAATGCAAATCGCCTTTAATGAAGTGGGAAGACAGGCAATTCTTTCCGATCCGAATTGGAATAACGGATTGTATGAAGACAGTGCAACTCCTCGTAAAGGACTTGCTTTGGCAAGAATGATGGGCCATATCACTTATCTTTCCGACCATAAGATGAGAGAAAAATTCGGCAGGAAACCTCCTATAGGAAACCTATTAAATTCCGATTTTGCAGTAGGAAGTTATTTAATATACCAAGGAGAAAGTTTCGTAGATCGTTTCGATGCAAACTCTTATATCTATGTGACAAAAGCCCTGGATCATTTCAGTCTGGGCAAAGGCCAGGAACTTACTAAGGCGCTTAGTCCAGCTCATTGTAGATTTTTAGTTGTCTCTTATAGTTCCGATTGGCTCTACCCTCCTTCTCAATCTAGAGAGATCGTAAAAAGTTTAGAAGCCTCCGATAAAAGAGTCTTTTACGTGGAGCTTACTACGAACGAAGGTCATGATAGTTTTCTTCTTCCTAACCAAAGACAGGAAGATGTGATCAGAGGTTTTCTAAATATGCCGGTGAACGAATGA
- the metW gene encoding methionine biosynthesis protein MetW, whose amino-acid sequence MIDSKILSSATLSERPDFAYILDTISPGSRVLDLGCGNGDLLYLLKQKGIRGQGIEKDEDAIVECIRKGVYVHHGDIDEGLSHHEDKRFDYVILNQTIQETRHPGDIIKECLRIGKRVIIVFPNFGYWEVRFRILFQGKTPVTDLLPYRWFNTPNLHFLSVLDFQEFCDIRGFTVEDKAFFTDLKQVKFSPNFFAKLALFQIR is encoded by the coding sequence ATGATAGATTCTAAGATCTTAAGTAGCGCCACTCTGAGTGAAAGACCGGACTTCGCATATATTCTGGATACAATCTCACCGGGTTCCAGAGTTTTGGACCTTGGTTGCGGCAATGGAGATCTTCTCTATCTTCTCAAACAAAAAGGGATCCGAGGACAAGGTATCGAGAAGGACGAAGATGCGATCGTAGAATGTATCCGTAAAGGTGTGTATGTTCACCATGGAGATATTGACGAAGGCCTAAGCCATCACGAAGACAAACGTTTTGATTATGTGATCTTAAATCAGACTATCCAAGAGACCAGACACCCTGGCGATATTATCAAAGAATGTTTGAGGATCGGCAAACGTGTAATCATCGTTTTTCCGAATTTTGGATATTGGGAAGTTCGTTTTAGAATTCTATTCCAAGGAAAAACTCCTGTTACGGATCTTCTTCCTTACCGCTGGTTTAATACTCCTAACTTACATTTTCTTTCCGTTCTAGATTTTCAGGAGTTCTGCGATATTCGCGGTTTCACTGTAGAAGATAAAGCATTCTTCACAGATCTGAAACAGGTAAAATTTAGTCCCAACTTTTTTGCAAAGTTAGCGTTGTTCCAGATTAGATAG